One window from the genome of Natrialba magadii ATCC 43099 encodes:
- a CDS encoding methyltransferase domain-containing protein, giving the protein MSPRDDTDTEWDSTSYDGNHSFVFEYGEDVVDLLEPAPDERILDLGCGTGHLTDQIARSGADVVGLDASGEMLAEARERYPDREFVRADARDFSFEAEFDAVFSNAALHWIPDQDAVLDSVAASLRPGGRFVAELGGVGNVQSIVEAVRAAAGERGYDVDSPWYFPSVGEYATVLESTGFEVRYATLFDRPTELDGGVDGLTSWLEMFGDELFAEVPEAERADVIGAVEDRLRDEYFVDGTWVADYRRLRVVAVRPSEVGLVRETNRR; this is encoded by the coding sequence ATGTCACCACGTGACGACACGGACACCGAGTGGGACAGTACCTCCTACGACGGAAATCACTCGTTCGTCTTCGAGTACGGTGAGGACGTCGTCGACCTGCTAGAGCCAGCACCGGACGAACGAATCCTCGACCTCGGCTGTGGCACCGGCCATCTGACCGACCAGATCGCACGAAGCGGCGCTGACGTCGTCGGACTCGACGCCTCTGGGGAGATGCTCGCCGAGGCCCGCGAACGCTATCCCGACCGCGAGTTCGTCCGCGCAGACGCGCGCGACTTTTCCTTCGAGGCCGAGTTCGACGCCGTCTTCTCGAACGCGGCGCTGCACTGGATTCCAGACCAGGACGCCGTCCTCGACTCCGTCGCGGCGTCACTGCGTCCGGGCGGCCGGTTCGTCGCCGAACTCGGTGGCGTCGGCAACGTGCAGTCGATCGTCGAGGCGGTACGCGCCGCCGCGGGCGAGCGCGGGTACGATGTCGACTCCCCGTGGTACTTCCCGAGCGTCGGCGAGTACGCAACGGTACTCGAGTCCACCGGCTTCGAGGTCCGGTATGCGACGCTGTTCGATCGGCCGACGGAACTCGACGGCGGCGTGGACGGGCTGACCTCGTGGCTCGAGATGTTCGGTGATGAGCTATTCGCGGAGGTCCCAGAAGCCGAACGCGCGGACGTGATTGGGGCGGTCGAGGACCGACTTCGTGACGAGTACTTCGTCGACGGGACGTGGGTTGCAGACTATCGTCGACTTCGTGTCGTTGCTGTTCGGCCCTCTGAGGTCGGTCTGGTTCGCGAGACGAATAGACGGTGA
- the mct gene encoding succinyl-CoA:mesaconate CoA-transferase codes for MGALSNLRVLDLTQVLAGPYCTMLLADMGADVVKIERPGGDLIRSNPPFVDDPEKEAYGGYFQSVNRGKRSIELDFNDDEDRADFLSLVEEADIVVENYRAGTMEKYDLGYETLTEYNPQLIYSSIRGFGDPRTGETDRQGQPSFDLIAQALGGVMETTGQEDGPPTKVGPGIGDLFTATLNCIGILAAVNHREQTGEGQYVDTGMYDSMLSLTERAIYQQSYTGEAPSRRGNSHPTLFPYDAFETADGHTVIAAFGTNHWNEVCDAMGREDLAEEYPTAAERLENRESLREEIADWASGLTNDELVGTLEGRVPVAPVQTTEEIFEDPHVETREMLVPVEQPGTDEEVEIAGSPIKMTETPPQPRGRAPLLDEHREEVLGSDKETTDVEQAADD; via the coding sequence ATGGGCGCACTTTCGAATCTGCGCGTGCTGGATCTGACGCAGGTCCTCGCGGGCCCGTACTGTACGATGTTACTCGCGGACATGGGCGCTGACGTGGTCAAAATCGAACGACCTGGCGGCGACCTCATCCGCTCGAATCCGCCGTTCGTCGACGACCCCGAGAAGGAAGCCTACGGCGGCTACTTCCAGAGCGTCAACCGCGGCAAGCGCAGCATCGAACTCGACTTCAACGACGACGAGGACCGCGCGGACTTCCTCTCGCTGGTCGAGGAAGCCGACATCGTCGTCGAGAACTACCGCGCGGGCACGATGGAGAAGTACGACCTGGGCTACGAAACGCTCACCGAGTACAACCCACAGCTGATCTACTCCTCGATCCGTGGCTTCGGCGATCCGCGCACGGGCGAGACGGACCGACAGGGCCAGCCCTCCTTCGACCTCATCGCACAGGCGCTCGGCGGCGTCATGGAGACCACCGGCCAGGAGGACGGCCCGCCGACGAAGGTCGGCCCCGGTATCGGCGACCTCTTCACGGCCACGCTGAACTGTATCGGCATCCTCGCCGCCGTCAACCACCGCGAGCAGACCGGCGAGGGCCAGTACGTCGACACCGGGATGTACGACTCCATGCTCAGCCTGACCGAGCGCGCCATCTACCAGCAGTCTTACACCGGCGAGGCACCCTCCAGACGGGGTAACTCCCACCCGACGCTGTTCCCCTACGACGCGTTCGAAACCGCGGACGGTCATACCGTCATCGCCGCCTTCGGAACGAATCACTGGAACGAAGTCTGTGACGCGATGGGCCGCGAGGACCTCGCCGAGGAGTACCCCACCGCTGCGGAGCGCCTCGAAAACCGAGAGTCGCTGCGCGAGGAAATCGCCGACTGGGCCAGCGGACTGACCAACGACGAACTCGTGGGGACACTCGAGGGCCGGGTCCCTGTCGCACCGGTCCAGACCACCGAGGAGATTTTCGAGGACCCGCACGTCGAAACGCGAGAGATGCTCGTGCCGGTGGAACAGCCTGGAACGGACGAGGAAGTCGAGATCGCGGGCTCGCCGATCAAGATGACCGAGACGCCGCCGCAGCCACGTGGTCGCGCGCCGTTGCTCGACGAGCACCGGGAGGAGGTGCTCGGCTCGGATAAGGAAACGACTGATGTGGAACAGGCGGCTGACGACTAG
- the glmS gene encoding methylaspartate mutase subunit S: MVLHTMSQTVVLGVIGSDAHVVGITILEQAFSAAGFDVINLGVQTSQEEFAEAAVAHDAEAVLVSSLYGHAEQDCQGFHDVLDAEGVDALTYIGGNLAVGQDDFEQTRETFEDLGFDRVFNSETDPEEAIAALRQDLQITTTEAERATISS, encoded by the coding sequence ATGGTTCTGCATACGATGTCCCAAACGGTTGTCCTCGGCGTGATCGGCTCTGACGCCCACGTCGTCGGCATTACGATCCTCGAGCAGGCATTCAGTGCAGCTGGCTTCGATGTCATCAATCTCGGCGTCCAGACTTCCCAGGAGGAGTTCGCCGAGGCCGCAGTAGCACACGATGCCGAGGCCGTACTGGTCTCATCGCTCTACGGACACGCCGAGCAGGACTGCCAGGGATTCCACGACGTGCTCGACGCCGAAGGCGTCGACGCACTCACCTACATCGGCGGCAACCTCGCCGTCGGGCAGGACGACTTCGAGCAGACGCGGGAAACGTTCGAAGACCTCGGCTTCGACCGGGTCTTCAACTCCGAAACTGATCCCGAAGAGGCAATCGCTGCGCTCCGACAGGACCTCCAGATCACGACGACGGAGGCCGAGCGCGCGACCATCAGCTCATAG
- a CDS encoding methylaspartate mutase subunit E, translated as MIRDERIPADELRRIDDEIRSNWPTGDAVDFDEAIDYHESLPAHKQFADVLENADKPLLQPRAGVPRLDDQIELLEYLHESGQADLLPTTIDSYTRDNEYGKAQEGLEKARETGEDTLNGFPAVNHGVEDCRNLIEAIDAPIEVRHGTPDARLLAAITFAGGFQSFEGGPISYNIPYTKRHGLEETIEKWQFVDRLAGAYTERGVRINREPFGPLTGTLVPPSIAIAIMIVEGQLAATQGVRSITLGYGQVGNVVQDVAALNALQKLGDEYLPDEVVVTTVFHEWMGGFPPDEARANGVISLGGMTAAIAQPDKVITKSPQEFQGVPTKEANASGLRTTRQVIDMAIEQEIDIDGIAEEQDLIERETRCLMDTIFEHGDGDVVQGTIKAFDSGALDVPFAPSDSARGAVLPARDDDGRVRIFEWADLAMDDDIKEIHKARLSRRADTEGRDQSFRMVADDVDAISDGKLIGRPQNAGDV; from the coding sequence ATGATACGAGACGAACGCATTCCAGCCGACGAGCTACGGCGTATCGACGACGAAATCCGGTCCAACTGGCCGACGGGGGACGCAGTCGACTTCGACGAAGCCATCGACTACCACGAGTCACTGCCCGCCCACAAACAGTTCGCCGACGTCCTCGAGAACGCGGACAAGCCACTCTTGCAGCCACGAGCCGGCGTCCCGCGACTCGACGATCAGATCGAGCTACTCGAGTACCTCCACGAATCTGGGCAGGCAGACCTCCTGCCGACCACGATTGACTCGTACACGCGCGACAACGAGTACGGGAAGGCACAGGAGGGACTCGAGAAGGCCCGCGAGACCGGTGAGGACACCCTCAACGGGTTTCCGGCGGTCAACCACGGCGTGGAGGACTGTCGAAATCTGATCGAGGCGATCGACGCCCCGATTGAGGTCCGCCACGGGACGCCAGACGCGCGCCTGTTGGCGGCGATCACGTTCGCCGGCGGCTTCCAGAGCTTCGAGGGCGGGCCGATCTCCTACAACATTCCGTACACGAAACGCCACGGACTCGAGGAGACGATCGAGAAGTGGCAGTTCGTCGACCGGCTCGCAGGAGCCTACACGGAGCGCGGAGTGCGGATCAACCGCGAGCCGTTCGGTCCCCTCACGGGAACGCTGGTTCCGCCATCGATCGCGATCGCGATCATGATCGTCGAGGGCCAGCTCGCTGCGACGCAGGGCGTGCGCTCGATTACCCTCGGCTACGGACAGGTCGGCAACGTCGTCCAGGACGTTGCAGCCCTGAACGCACTCCAGAAGCTTGGCGACGAGTACCTGCCCGACGAGGTCGTCGTCACGACCGTCTTCCACGAGTGGATGGGCGGCTTCCCGCCGGACGAGGCCCGCGCCAACGGCGTGATCAGCCTCGGCGGGATGACCGCTGCCATCGCACAGCCGGACAAGGTTATCACGAAGTCGCCCCAGGAGTTCCAGGGCGTGCCGACGAAGGAGGCAAACGCCTCGGGCCTGCGCACCACGCGCCAGGTCATCGATATGGCGATCGAACAGGAGATCGACATCGACGGCATCGCGGAGGAACAGGACCTGATCGAGCGCGAAACCCGGTGTCTGATGGACACCATCTTCGAGCACGGCGACGGCGACGTCGTCCAGGGAACTATCAAGGCGTTCGACTCGGGGGCACTCGACGTGCCGTTCGCGCCGAGTGACAGCGCACGAGGGGCGGTCCTCCCGGCTCGCGACGACGACGGTCGCGTCCGCATCTTCGAGTGGGCCGACCTCGCGATGGACGACGATATCAAGGAGATCCACAAGGCCAGACTCTCGCGGCGCGCCGACACCGAGGGCCGCGATCAGTCGTTCCGCATGGTGGCAGACGACGTCGACGCGATCAGCGACGGAAAACTCATCGGTCGCCCGCAGAACGCGGGGGACGTCTAA
- a CDS encoding methylaspartate ammonia-lyase, whose amino-acid sequence MQITDIHATPGYSGFFFDDQRAIKQGAQQDGFTYDGEPITDGFDEIRQAGETLIVDIELADGTTHRGDCAAVQYSGAGGRDPLFQAAEYAPVVEGPVAEALAGRDATEFLANADLLEDLEIDDKRLHTAIRYGVSQALLAAAAATQGTTRTDVLADALGTEPATEPVPVFGQSGDNRYANTEKMFIKGVPVLPHALINSVEKIGEDGETLLEYVEWLTERSQELGPDGYEPRFHIDVYGMIGEVFGAPYDRDEVIDYFGALETAAAPYPIQIEGPMDAGSREAQIEAMVELRTGLQEAGVGVDIVADEWCNTFEDVQAFVDAGAADVVQIKTPDLGGIHRSGQAVRYCEGTETRAYLGGTCNETETSARACAHVALATDAAQVLAKPGMGFDEGYMIVENEMRRTITQRNREQTTETETETDEITADD is encoded by the coding sequence ATGCAGATCACAGACATCCACGCGACGCCCGGCTACTCCGGGTTCTTCTTCGACGACCAGCGCGCGATCAAACAGGGTGCCCAACAGGACGGGTTCACCTACGACGGCGAGCCCATCACCGACGGCTTCGACGAAATTCGTCAGGCCGGCGAAACCCTCATCGTCGATATCGAACTCGCCGACGGCACTACGCATCGCGGCGACTGTGCCGCAGTCCAGTACTCCGGCGCAGGCGGGCGCGATCCGCTCTTTCAGGCTGCAGAGTACGCTCCCGTCGTCGAGGGCCCCGTCGCCGAAGCACTCGCCGGACGCGACGCGACCGAGTTCCTCGCGAACGCGGACCTTCTCGAGGACCTCGAAATCGACGACAAACGACTGCACACCGCGATCCGCTACGGCGTCTCCCAGGCGCTTCTCGCCGCCGCGGCCGCAACCCAGGGGACAACCCGAACCGACGTCCTCGCCGACGCCCTCGGCACGGAGCCCGCGACCGAACCCGTACCCGTCTTCGGGCAATCCGGGGACAACCGCTACGCCAACACCGAGAAGATGTTCATCAAGGGCGTCCCCGTCCTCCCGCACGCGCTGATCAACAGCGTCGAGAAGATTGGGGAAGATGGAGAGACGCTACTCGAGTACGTCGAGTGGCTCACCGAGCGCTCGCAGGAACTCGGTCCCGATGGCTACGAGCCGCGATTCCACATCGACGTCTACGGCATGATCGGCGAGGTGTTTGGCGCGCCCTACGACCGCGACGAGGTGATCGACTACTTCGGGGCACTCGAGACGGCCGCCGCGCCGTACCCGATCCAGATCGAGGGACCGATGGACGCCGGGAGTCGCGAGGCACAGATCGAGGCGATGGTCGAGCTTCGGACAGGGCTGCAAGAAGCTGGCGTCGGCGTCGATATCGTCGCCGACGAGTGGTGTAACACCTTCGAGGACGTGCAGGCGTTCGTCGACGCAGGCGCGGCCGACGTCGTACAGATCAAGACGCCCGACCTCGGCGGGATCCACCGCAGCGGACAGGCCGTTCGGTACTGTGAGGGCACCGAGACCCGCGCCTATCTCGGCGGGACCTGCAACGAAACGGAAACGTCCGCACGCGCCTGCGCACACGTCGCGCTCGCGACGGATGCCGCACAGGTGCTCGCAAAGCCCGGCATGGGGTTCGACGAGGGCTACATGATCGTCGAAAACGAGATGCGACGGACCATCACCCAGCGGAATCGCGAGCAGACCACAGAGACAGAGACAGAAACTGACGAAATTACTGCAGATGACTAA
- the mch gene encoding 2-methylfumaryl-CoA hydratase, which yields MTKEPQRDSDTDTDTGSGEQPEPRPIDWTDPDTFAQALEQVETKEKGNYFEDFSEGDLLEHDPGLTLTRWGNESWMSQTLNHDPAYWRADAAAERGFDEPPIHPDYLTAATLGITVEDLSEKGGYFLGRTDVRFPGTPVYAGTELHVESEVVSTATSSSRPEFGIVTWRTRGTDAETGDVLCSYERTNMIPRREPVATDGGGSAATADADANGDNTPALPETFVTPDGGYFEDFVAALETAEGDDENAAVAYRHERGRTQDDVTVASLPLATLNTAKQHHNIDVMADSPSGDIVTYGDVTRSTALGHARSDEQTWREVGFDDEQFHTFVAAGDTVYAFTRVLDAEDDASTDAAGTVRFEHIAFNQDDEPVYSGTRTAEIQKRTA from the coding sequence ATGACTAAAGAGCCACAACGGGATTCCGACACCGACACCGACACCGGGAGCGGAGAGCAACCCGAACCGCGACCGATCGACTGGACCGATCCCGACACGTTTGCACAGGCACTCGAACAGGTCGAGACGAAGGAGAAGGGCAACTACTTCGAGGACTTCTCGGAAGGCGACCTCCTCGAACACGACCCCGGGCTCACGCTCACCCGCTGGGGGAACGAGTCATGGATGAGCCAGACGCTCAACCACGACCCGGCCTACTGGCGCGCCGACGCCGCCGCGGAGCGCGGCTTCGACGAACCGCCGATCCATCCGGACTATCTCACCGCTGCCACGCTCGGCATCACTGTCGAGGACCTGAGCGAGAAAGGAGGCTACTTCCTCGGCCGGACAGACGTTCGGTTCCCTGGCACGCCGGTCTACGCCGGTACCGAACTGCACGTCGAAAGCGAGGTCGTCTCGACGGCGACCTCGAGTTCCCGTCCCGAGTTCGGCATCGTGACGTGGCGAACGCGCGGCACCGACGCCGAGACTGGTGACGTGCTCTGCTCGTACGAGCGGACGAACATGATTCCGCGGCGAGAGCCGGTTGCGACGGACGGCGGCGGGAGTGCTGCAACGGCCGACGCCGACGCAAACGGCGACAACACCCCTGCGCTCCCCGAAACGTTCGTCACCCCCGACGGCGGCTACTTCGAGGATTTCGTGGCTGCACTCGAGACGGCCGAGGGAGACGACGAGAACGCCGCAGTTGCCTATCGCCACGAGCGCGGCCGTACGCAGGACGACGTAACCGTCGCCTCGCTCCCGCTCGCGACGCTGAACACGGCCAAACAGCACCACAACATCGACGTGATGGCCGACTCGCCGTCGGGCGATATCGTCACCTACGGCGACGTGACCCGATCGACCGCGCTTGGCCACGCGCGCTCGGACGAACAGACCTGGCGCGAGGTCGGCTTCGACGACGAGCAGTTCCACACGTTCGTCGCGGCCGGCGACACCGTCTACGCGTTCACGCGCGTCCTCGACGCCGAAGACGATGCGTCCACCGACGCAGCGGGAACGGTCCGGTTCGAACACATCGCGTTCAACCAGGACGACGAACCCGTCTACTCGGGAACCAGAACAGCGGAAATCCAGAAGCGCACAGCCTAA
- the citE gene encoding L-malyl-CoA/beta-methylmalyl-CoA lyase produces the protein MTDDIRLCRTFQTAPAAVPKDDSAKYLVSGLAAEGFQAPDWLVPDLEDGTAPDMKAEGLENTIDRVPEYDFPGEIWPRVEWSYEDADYREKGQNQIDQLVAELGDEIEGVVVPKVGRLEDVKRAAEVVAEAESEHGHPDGSIGLSIIIETGRAKSDLRKIAKFGEDSRLTALVFGPVDYTAELGGRDLGDGRPRWDGLLEELSNEASAGGLLSIGGPFDDLFKERAGLTYYNADDYADQVEHEAHLGLDGSWSLYPKQTIQANTIHMPTSEELERDVSKIERFNEAKREGTGAVTLDGQMVDEATFKVFRNTIQQVRAIDETRPAQTEDHYDDALLERARELELSYR, from the coding sequence ATGACCGACGACATCCGACTCTGCCGAACCTTCCAGACCGCACCGGCCGCCGTTCCGAAAGACGACTCGGCGAAGTACCTCGTCTCCGGCCTCGCAGCCGAGGGCTTCCAGGCACCCGACTGGCTCGTCCCCGATTTAGAGGACGGCACCGCACCCGACATGAAAGCCGAAGGCCTGGAGAACACCATCGACCGCGTGCCCGAGTACGACTTCCCCGGCGAAATCTGGCCCCGCGTCGAGTGGAGCTACGAGGACGCCGACTATCGTGAGAAGGGGCAGAATCAGATCGACCAGCTCGTCGCCGAACTCGGCGACGAAATCGAGGGCGTCGTCGTCCCCAAGGTCGGCCGACTCGAAGACGTGAAACGCGCCGCCGAAGTCGTCGCCGAGGCCGAGTCCGAACACGGCCACCCCGACGGCTCGATCGGCCTCTCGATCATCATCGAAACGGGCCGCGCGAAGTCCGACCTCCGGAAGATCGCAAAGTTCGGCGAGGACTCCCGGCTCACCGCGCTCGTCTTCGGTCCCGTCGACTACACCGCCGAACTCGGCGGCCGCGACCTCGGTGACGGCCGCCCGCGCTGGGACGGCCTTCTCGAGGAGCTCTCGAACGAGGCCAGCGCCGGCGGCCTGCTCTCGATCGGCGGCCCGTTCGACGACCTGTTCAAAGAACGCGCCGGGCTGACCTACTACAACGCCGACGACTATGCGGATCAGGTCGAACACGAAGCACACCTCGGACTCGACGGCTCCTGGTCGCTCTATCCCAAGCAGACCATCCAGGCAAACACGATCCATATGCCGACGTCCGAAGAGCTCGAACGCGACGTGAGCAAGATCGAACGGTTCAACGAGGCCAAACGCGAGGGTACCGGTGCCGTGACGCTCGACGGCCAGATGGTCGACGAAGCCACGTTCAAGGTCTTCCGTAACACGATCCAGCAGGTCCGCGCCATCGACGAGACACGGCCCGCCCAGACCGAGGACCACTACGACGACGCACTGCTGGAGCGCGCACGGGAACTCGAGTTGTCCTACCGGTAG
- a CDS encoding uracil-DNA glycosylase → MDEKCRNCPALCETRTQVVHGYGDVGADFLFVGERPTEAADETGIPLVARPAAGDTDTETDLRRILERLALCDATSPADRPALENVYLTNLTRCRDPERPPTDEEIDTCEPYLNAEIRMINPEILIPIGERALAELGTEYTTTPADELTLPDAHATTIRGRGFELVPMIDPREQSEDQTQAWVEHFASLMASDYRQTKGRQER, encoded by the coding sequence ATGGACGAGAAGTGTCGGAACTGCCCGGCACTCTGCGAGACGCGCACGCAGGTCGTCCACGGCTACGGCGACGTCGGCGCGGACTTCCTGTTCGTCGGCGAGCGGCCGACCGAGGCGGCCGACGAGACGGGGATTCCGCTGGTAGCCCGACCGGCGGCGGGCGACACAGACACCGAGACAGATCTCCGTCGCATCCTCGAACGCCTCGCGCTCTGCGATGCGACCTCGCCTGCAGACCGGCCCGCACTCGAGAACGTGTACCTGACGAACCTCACGCGCTGTCGCGATCCGGAGCGGCCGCCGACCGACGAGGAGATCGACACCTGTGAACCCTACCTCAACGCCGAGATTCGGATGATCAACCCCGAGATTCTGATCCCGATTGGCGAACGCGCGCTGGCAGAACTCGGGACCGAGTACACCACGACGCCTGCAGACGAGTTGACGCTGCCCGACGCACACGCGACGACGATCCGCGGCCGTGGCTTCGAACTGGTTCCGATGATCGATCCGCGCGAGCAGTCAGAGGACCAGACGCAGGCGTGGGTCGAGCACTTCGCGTCGCTGATGGCATCGGATTATCGCCAGACGAAGGGACGGCAGGAACGGTAG